One window from the genome of Poecilia reticulata strain Guanapo linkage group LG9, Guppy_female_1.0+MT, whole genome shotgun sequence encodes:
- the kif2a gene encoding kinesin-like protein KIF2A isoform X3 → MASGFGKIVVGTYVEIKRSDGRIHQAMVTSMNEDNESVTVEWIENGDTKGKEIDLESIFALNPDVAPDEEIAPSPETPPPPTPTSAKVNKIAKNRRTIAPTKNETPSKDNRAIPTRTRPLQPQQPDPAPPPPVQQPTQLQTQQQQQNESSLMSRKELGQLSRRKSNCVKEVEKLQEKRERRRLQQQELREKRAQEVDTTIPNYEIMYMIRDFRASLDYRPLTTADVIEEHRICVCVRKRPLNKKELTMKDLDVITIPSKDVVMVHEPKQKVDLTRYLENQTFRFDYAFDDGSSNEMVYRFTARPLVETIFERGMATCFAYGQTGSGKTHTMGGDFSGKNQDCSKGIYALAARDVFQMLKKANYKKLDLQVYSTFFEIYSGKVFDLLNRKAKLRVLEDGKQQVQVVGLQEKEVKCTEDVLKLIEVGNSCRTSGQTSANAHSSRSHAVFQIILRRKGKMHGKFSLIDLAGNERGADTSSADRQTRLEGAEINKSLLALKECIRALGRNKPHTPFRASKLTQVLRDSFIGENSRTCMIATISPGMTSCENTLNTLRYANRVKELTVDPNQVLEGGRPNIHAVNQLDILDEEWLSISPQRDDLKLLCEQNEEEVSPQLFTFHEAVSQLVEMEEQVLEDHRAVFQESIRWLEDEKVLLEMTEEVDYDVESYATQLEQILDQKIDILTELRDKVKSFRSTLQEEEQASKQINPKRPRAL, encoded by the exons GACGTATACATCAGGCAATGGTGACGTCTATGAATGAGGACAATGAGAGCGTCACAGTGGAATGGATAGAAAACGGGGACACAAAAGGGAAAGAG ATCGATTTGGAGAGTATTTTTGCACTTAATCCAGACGTAGCACCAGATGAGGAGATTGCCCCCAGCCCAGAGACTCCTCCCCCTCCCACACCCACATCTGCTAAAGTCAACAAAATTGCAAAG aaCCGGCGGACGATAGCACCTACTAAAAATGAAACTCCTTCCAAGGACAACAGAG CGATTCCGACTCGAACCAGACCGCTACAGCCTCAGCAGCCGGATCCGGCTCCACCTCCTCCAGTCCAGCAGCCCACTCAGCTTCagacgcagcagcagcaacagaacG AATCCTCACTGATGTCCAGAAAGGAGCTTGGACAGCTGT CGAGAAGGAAGTCGAACTGCGTGAAGGAGgtggagaagctgcaggagaAGAGAGAAAGGCGCCGGCTTCAGCAGCAGGAGCTCAGAGAGAAACGAGCTCAG GAGGTGGATACCACCATCCCCAACTATGAGATCATGTACATGATCCGAGATTTCCGGGCCAGCCTGGACTACCGGCCCCTGACCACTGCTGATGTG ATCGAAGAGCACAGaatatgtgtttgtgtgaggaAACGTCCACTCAACAAAAAAG AGCTGACCATGAAGGACCTAGACGTGATCACCATCCCCAGTAAGGACGTGGTGATGGTCCATGAACCCAAGCAGAAAGTGGACCTCACCCGCTACTTGGAGAACCAGACGTTCCGCTTTGACTACGCCTTTGACGACGGCTCCAGCAACGAGATGGTGTACAG GTTTACTGCCAGGCCTTTAGTGGAGACCATTTTTGAGCGGGGCATGGCCACCTGCTTTGCTTATGGTCAGACAGGCAGCGGTAAAACACAC ACGATGGGAGGAGACTTCTCTGGGAAGAACCAAGACTGCTCTAAAGGAATTTACGCATTAGCAG CCCGGGATGTCTTCCAAATGCTGAAGAAAGCCAACTACAAGAAGCTGGATCTACAAGTttattcaaccttttttgaaaTCTACAGTGGAAAA GTGTTCGACCTCCTGAATCGTAAAGCTAAGCTGAGGGTGCTGGAGGACGGGAAGCAACAGGTGCAGGTGGTGGGGCTCCAGGAGAAGGAAGTCAAGTGCACAGAAGACGTCCTAAAACTTATTGAAGTGGGAAACAGCTGCAG AACATCTGGGCAGACGTCGGCCAACGCTCACTCGTCGCGGAGCCACGCCGTGTTCCAGATCATCCTTCGACGGAAGGGGAAGATGCACGGGAAGTTCTCGCTCATCGACCTCGCAGGGAACGAGAGAGGCGCCGACACATCGAGCGCCGATCGGCAGACTCGTCTGGAGGGAGCCGAGATAAACAAAAGCCTGCTGGCCCTGAAG GAGTGCATCCGAGCTCTTGGCCGTAACAAACCACACACTCCTTTCAGAGCCAGTAAGCTCACCCAGGTCCTCAGAGACTCCTTCATCGGGGAGAACTCTCGCACGTGCATG ATTGCAACAATCTCTCCTGGAATGACGTCCTGTGAAAACACGCTCAACACGCTGCGCTACGCCAACAG GGTGAAGGAGCTCACGGTTGACCCCAACCAGGTGTTGGAGGGCGGAAGACCCAACATCCACGCCGTCAACCAGCTGGACATTTTGGACGAGGAGTGGCTGAGCATCTCTCCGCAGAGAGACGACCTCAAACTGCTCTGTGAGCAGAAT GAGGAAGAGGTTTCTCCGCAGCTCTTCACTTTCCACGAAGCCGTTTCCCAGTTGGTTGAGATGGAGGAGCAGGTTCTGGAGGACCACAGAGCGGTCTTCCAG GAATCCATCCGGTGGCTGGAGGACGAGAAGGTGCTGCTGGAGATGACCGAGGAGGTGGACTACGACGTGGAGTCTTACGCCACACAGCTGGAGCAGATCCTCGACCAGAAAATAGATATCCTCACCGAGCTCAGAG ATAAAGTGAAGTCATTCCGCTCTACACTTCAGGAGGAGGAGCAAGCCAGTAAGCAGATCAACCCCAAGAGACCACGAGCTCTTTAG
- the kif2a gene encoding kinesin-like protein KIF2A isoform X2, producing the protein MASGFGKIVVGTYVEIKRSDGRIHQAMVTSMNEDNESVTVEWIENGDTKGKEIDLESIFALNPDVAPDEEIAPSPETPPPPTPTSAKVNKIAKNRRTIAPTKNETPSKDNRAIPTRTRPLQPQQPDPAPPPPVQQPTQLQTQQQQQNARRKSNCVKEVEKLQEKRERRRLQQQELREKRAQEVDTTIPNYEIMYMIRDFRASLDYRPLTTADVIEEHRICVCVRKRPLNKKELTMKDLDVITIPSKDVVMVHEPKQKVDLTRYLENQTFRFDYAFDDGSSNEMVYRFTARPLVETIFERGMATCFAYGQTGSGKTHTMGGDFSGKNQDCSKGIYALAARDVFQMLKKANYKKLDLQVYSTFFEIYSGKVFDLLNRKAKLRVLEDGKQQVQVVGLQEKEVKCTEDVLKLIEVGNSCRTSGQTSANAHSSRSHAVFQIILRRKGKMHGKFSLIDLAGNERGADTSSADRQTRLEGAEINKSLLALKECIRALGRNKPHTPFRASKLTQVLRDSFIGENSRTCMIATISPGMTSCENTLNTLRYANRVKEFGISPSDIPFSQGGQGSRPDHSPTNTFEFDDFAATSPSRVKELTVDPNQVLEGGRPNIHAVNQLDILDEEWLSISPQRDDLKLLCEQNEEEVSPQLFTFHEAVSQLVEMEEQVLEDHRAVFQESIRWLEDEKVLLEMTEEVDYDVESYATQLEQILDQKIDILTELRDKVKSFRSTLQEEEQASKQINPKRPRAL; encoded by the exons GACGTATACATCAGGCAATGGTGACGTCTATGAATGAGGACAATGAGAGCGTCACAGTGGAATGGATAGAAAACGGGGACACAAAAGGGAAAGAG ATCGATTTGGAGAGTATTTTTGCACTTAATCCAGACGTAGCACCAGATGAGGAGATTGCCCCCAGCCCAGAGACTCCTCCCCCTCCCACACCCACATCTGCTAAAGTCAACAAAATTGCAAAG aaCCGGCGGACGATAGCACCTACTAAAAATGAAACTCCTTCCAAGGACAACAGAG CGATTCCGACTCGAACCAGACCGCTACAGCCTCAGCAGCCGGATCCGGCTCCACCTCCTCCAGTCCAGCAGCCCACTCAGCTTCagacgcagcagcagcaacagaacG CGAGAAGGAAGTCGAACTGCGTGAAGGAGgtggagaagctgcaggagaAGAGAGAAAGGCGCCGGCTTCAGCAGCAGGAGCTCAGAGAGAAACGAGCTCAG GAGGTGGATACCACCATCCCCAACTATGAGATCATGTACATGATCCGAGATTTCCGGGCCAGCCTGGACTACCGGCCCCTGACCACTGCTGATGTG ATCGAAGAGCACAGaatatgtgtttgtgtgaggaAACGTCCACTCAACAAAAAAG AGCTGACCATGAAGGACCTAGACGTGATCACCATCCCCAGTAAGGACGTGGTGATGGTCCATGAACCCAAGCAGAAAGTGGACCTCACCCGCTACTTGGAGAACCAGACGTTCCGCTTTGACTACGCCTTTGACGACGGCTCCAGCAACGAGATGGTGTACAG GTTTACTGCCAGGCCTTTAGTGGAGACCATTTTTGAGCGGGGCATGGCCACCTGCTTTGCTTATGGTCAGACAGGCAGCGGTAAAACACAC ACGATGGGAGGAGACTTCTCTGGGAAGAACCAAGACTGCTCTAAAGGAATTTACGCATTAGCAG CCCGGGATGTCTTCCAAATGCTGAAGAAAGCCAACTACAAGAAGCTGGATCTACAAGTttattcaaccttttttgaaaTCTACAGTGGAAAA GTGTTCGACCTCCTGAATCGTAAAGCTAAGCTGAGGGTGCTGGAGGACGGGAAGCAACAGGTGCAGGTGGTGGGGCTCCAGGAGAAGGAAGTCAAGTGCACAGAAGACGTCCTAAAACTTATTGAAGTGGGAAACAGCTGCAG AACATCTGGGCAGACGTCGGCCAACGCTCACTCGTCGCGGAGCCACGCCGTGTTCCAGATCATCCTTCGACGGAAGGGGAAGATGCACGGGAAGTTCTCGCTCATCGACCTCGCAGGGAACGAGAGAGGCGCCGACACATCGAGCGCCGATCGGCAGACTCGTCTGGAGGGAGCCGAGATAAACAAAAGCCTGCTGGCCCTGAAG GAGTGCATCCGAGCTCTTGGCCGTAACAAACCACACACTCCTTTCAGAGCCAGTAAGCTCACCCAGGTCCTCAGAGACTCCTTCATCGGGGAGAACTCTCGCACGTGCATG ATTGCAACAATCTCTCCTGGAATGACGTCCTGTGAAAACACGCTCAACACGCTGCGCTACGCCAACAG AGTGAAGGAGTTTGGGATTAGTCCGTCAGACATCCCCTTCTCCCAGGGCGGTCAGGGGAGTCGCCCTGACCACTCGCCCACCAATACCTTTGAGTTCGATGACTTTGCTGCGACCTCTCCCAGCAG GGTGAAGGAGCTCACGGTTGACCCCAACCAGGTGTTGGAGGGCGGAAGACCCAACATCCACGCCGTCAACCAGCTGGACATTTTGGACGAGGAGTGGCTGAGCATCTCTCCGCAGAGAGACGACCTCAAACTGCTCTGTGAGCAGAAT GAGGAAGAGGTTTCTCCGCAGCTCTTCACTTTCCACGAAGCCGTTTCCCAGTTGGTTGAGATGGAGGAGCAGGTTCTGGAGGACCACAGAGCGGTCTTCCAG GAATCCATCCGGTGGCTGGAGGACGAGAAGGTGCTGCTGGAGATGACCGAGGAGGTGGACTACGACGTGGAGTCTTACGCCACACAGCTGGAGCAGATCCTCGACCAGAAAATAGATATCCTCACCGAGCTCAGAG ATAAAGTGAAGTCATTCCGCTCTACACTTCAGGAGGAGGAGCAAGCCAGTAAGCAGATCAACCCCAAGAGACCACGAGCTCTTTAG
- the kif2a gene encoding kinesin-like protein KIF2A isoform X1: MASGFGKIVVGTYVEIKRSDGRIHQAMVTSMNEDNESVTVEWIENGDTKGKEIDLESIFALNPDVAPDEEIAPSPETPPPPTPTSAKVNKIAKNRRTIAPTKNETPSKDNRAIPTRTRPLQPQQPDPAPPPPVQQPTQLQTQQQQQNESSLMSRKELGQLSRRKSNCVKEVEKLQEKRERRRLQQQELREKRAQEVDTTIPNYEIMYMIRDFRASLDYRPLTTADVIEEHRICVCVRKRPLNKKELTMKDLDVITIPSKDVVMVHEPKQKVDLTRYLENQTFRFDYAFDDGSSNEMVYRFTARPLVETIFERGMATCFAYGQTGSGKTHTMGGDFSGKNQDCSKGIYALAARDVFQMLKKANYKKLDLQVYSTFFEIYSGKVFDLLNRKAKLRVLEDGKQQVQVVGLQEKEVKCTEDVLKLIEVGNSCRTSGQTSANAHSSRSHAVFQIILRRKGKMHGKFSLIDLAGNERGADTSSADRQTRLEGAEINKSLLALKECIRALGRNKPHTPFRASKLTQVLRDSFIGENSRTCMIATISPGMTSCENTLNTLRYANRVKEFGISPSDIPFSQGGQGSRPDHSPTNTFEFDDFAATSPSRVKELTVDPNQVLEGGRPNIHAVNQLDILDEEWLSISPQRDDLKLLCEQNEEEVSPQLFTFHEAVSQLVEMEEQVLEDHRAVFQESIRWLEDEKVLLEMTEEVDYDVESYATQLEQILDQKIDILTELRDKVKSFRSTLQEEEQASKQINPKRPRAL; this comes from the exons GACGTATACATCAGGCAATGGTGACGTCTATGAATGAGGACAATGAGAGCGTCACAGTGGAATGGATAGAAAACGGGGACACAAAAGGGAAAGAG ATCGATTTGGAGAGTATTTTTGCACTTAATCCAGACGTAGCACCAGATGAGGAGATTGCCCCCAGCCCAGAGACTCCTCCCCCTCCCACACCCACATCTGCTAAAGTCAACAAAATTGCAAAG aaCCGGCGGACGATAGCACCTACTAAAAATGAAACTCCTTCCAAGGACAACAGAG CGATTCCGACTCGAACCAGACCGCTACAGCCTCAGCAGCCGGATCCGGCTCCACCTCCTCCAGTCCAGCAGCCCACTCAGCTTCagacgcagcagcagcaacagaacG AATCCTCACTGATGTCCAGAAAGGAGCTTGGACAGCTGT CGAGAAGGAAGTCGAACTGCGTGAAGGAGgtggagaagctgcaggagaAGAGAGAAAGGCGCCGGCTTCAGCAGCAGGAGCTCAGAGAGAAACGAGCTCAG GAGGTGGATACCACCATCCCCAACTATGAGATCATGTACATGATCCGAGATTTCCGGGCCAGCCTGGACTACCGGCCCCTGACCACTGCTGATGTG ATCGAAGAGCACAGaatatgtgtttgtgtgaggaAACGTCCACTCAACAAAAAAG AGCTGACCATGAAGGACCTAGACGTGATCACCATCCCCAGTAAGGACGTGGTGATGGTCCATGAACCCAAGCAGAAAGTGGACCTCACCCGCTACTTGGAGAACCAGACGTTCCGCTTTGACTACGCCTTTGACGACGGCTCCAGCAACGAGATGGTGTACAG GTTTACTGCCAGGCCTTTAGTGGAGACCATTTTTGAGCGGGGCATGGCCACCTGCTTTGCTTATGGTCAGACAGGCAGCGGTAAAACACAC ACGATGGGAGGAGACTTCTCTGGGAAGAACCAAGACTGCTCTAAAGGAATTTACGCATTAGCAG CCCGGGATGTCTTCCAAATGCTGAAGAAAGCCAACTACAAGAAGCTGGATCTACAAGTttattcaaccttttttgaaaTCTACAGTGGAAAA GTGTTCGACCTCCTGAATCGTAAAGCTAAGCTGAGGGTGCTGGAGGACGGGAAGCAACAGGTGCAGGTGGTGGGGCTCCAGGAGAAGGAAGTCAAGTGCACAGAAGACGTCCTAAAACTTATTGAAGTGGGAAACAGCTGCAG AACATCTGGGCAGACGTCGGCCAACGCTCACTCGTCGCGGAGCCACGCCGTGTTCCAGATCATCCTTCGACGGAAGGGGAAGATGCACGGGAAGTTCTCGCTCATCGACCTCGCAGGGAACGAGAGAGGCGCCGACACATCGAGCGCCGATCGGCAGACTCGTCTGGAGGGAGCCGAGATAAACAAAAGCCTGCTGGCCCTGAAG GAGTGCATCCGAGCTCTTGGCCGTAACAAACCACACACTCCTTTCAGAGCCAGTAAGCTCACCCAGGTCCTCAGAGACTCCTTCATCGGGGAGAACTCTCGCACGTGCATG ATTGCAACAATCTCTCCTGGAATGACGTCCTGTGAAAACACGCTCAACACGCTGCGCTACGCCAACAG AGTGAAGGAGTTTGGGATTAGTCCGTCAGACATCCCCTTCTCCCAGGGCGGTCAGGGGAGTCGCCCTGACCACTCGCCCACCAATACCTTTGAGTTCGATGACTTTGCTGCGACCTCTCCCAGCAG GGTGAAGGAGCTCACGGTTGACCCCAACCAGGTGTTGGAGGGCGGAAGACCCAACATCCACGCCGTCAACCAGCTGGACATTTTGGACGAGGAGTGGCTGAGCATCTCTCCGCAGAGAGACGACCTCAAACTGCTCTGTGAGCAGAAT GAGGAAGAGGTTTCTCCGCAGCTCTTCACTTTCCACGAAGCCGTTTCCCAGTTGGTTGAGATGGAGGAGCAGGTTCTGGAGGACCACAGAGCGGTCTTCCAG GAATCCATCCGGTGGCTGGAGGACGAGAAGGTGCTGCTGGAGATGACCGAGGAGGTGGACTACGACGTGGAGTCTTACGCCACACAGCTGGAGCAGATCCTCGACCAGAAAATAGATATCCTCACCGAGCTCAGAG ATAAAGTGAAGTCATTCCGCTCTACACTTCAGGAGGAGGAGCAAGCCAGTAAGCAGATCAACCCCAAGAGACCACGAGCTCTTTAG
- the kif2a gene encoding kinesin-like protein KIF2A isoform X4, whose translation MASGFGKIVVGTYVEIKRSDGRIHQAMVTSMNEDNESVTVEWIENGDTKGKEIDLESIFALNPDVAPDEEIAPSPETPPPPTPTSAKVNKIAKNRRTIAPTKNETPSKDNRAIPTRTRPLQPQQPDPAPPPPVQQPTQLQTQQQQQNARRKSNCVKEVEKLQEKRERRRLQQQELREKRAQEVDTTIPNYEIMYMIRDFRASLDYRPLTTADVIEEHRICVCVRKRPLNKKELTMKDLDVITIPSKDVVMVHEPKQKVDLTRYLENQTFRFDYAFDDGSSNEMVYRFTARPLVETIFERGMATCFAYGQTGSGKTHTMGGDFSGKNQDCSKGIYALAARDVFQMLKKANYKKLDLQVYSTFFEIYSGKVFDLLNRKAKLRVLEDGKQQVQVVGLQEKEVKCTEDVLKLIEVGNSCRTSGQTSANAHSSRSHAVFQIILRRKGKMHGKFSLIDLAGNERGADTSSADRQTRLEGAEINKSLLALKECIRALGRNKPHTPFRASKLTQVLRDSFIGENSRTCMIATISPGMTSCENTLNTLRYANRVKELTVDPNQVLEGGRPNIHAVNQLDILDEEWLSISPQRDDLKLLCEQNEEEVSPQLFTFHEAVSQLVEMEEQVLEDHRAVFQESIRWLEDEKVLLEMTEEVDYDVESYATQLEQILDQKIDILTELRDKVKSFRSTLQEEEQASKQINPKRPRAL comes from the exons GACGTATACATCAGGCAATGGTGACGTCTATGAATGAGGACAATGAGAGCGTCACAGTGGAATGGATAGAAAACGGGGACACAAAAGGGAAAGAG ATCGATTTGGAGAGTATTTTTGCACTTAATCCAGACGTAGCACCAGATGAGGAGATTGCCCCCAGCCCAGAGACTCCTCCCCCTCCCACACCCACATCTGCTAAAGTCAACAAAATTGCAAAG aaCCGGCGGACGATAGCACCTACTAAAAATGAAACTCCTTCCAAGGACAACAGAG CGATTCCGACTCGAACCAGACCGCTACAGCCTCAGCAGCCGGATCCGGCTCCACCTCCTCCAGTCCAGCAGCCCACTCAGCTTCagacgcagcagcagcaacagaacG CGAGAAGGAAGTCGAACTGCGTGAAGGAGgtggagaagctgcaggagaAGAGAGAAAGGCGCCGGCTTCAGCAGCAGGAGCTCAGAGAGAAACGAGCTCAG GAGGTGGATACCACCATCCCCAACTATGAGATCATGTACATGATCCGAGATTTCCGGGCCAGCCTGGACTACCGGCCCCTGACCACTGCTGATGTG ATCGAAGAGCACAGaatatgtgtttgtgtgaggaAACGTCCACTCAACAAAAAAG AGCTGACCATGAAGGACCTAGACGTGATCACCATCCCCAGTAAGGACGTGGTGATGGTCCATGAACCCAAGCAGAAAGTGGACCTCACCCGCTACTTGGAGAACCAGACGTTCCGCTTTGACTACGCCTTTGACGACGGCTCCAGCAACGAGATGGTGTACAG GTTTACTGCCAGGCCTTTAGTGGAGACCATTTTTGAGCGGGGCATGGCCACCTGCTTTGCTTATGGTCAGACAGGCAGCGGTAAAACACAC ACGATGGGAGGAGACTTCTCTGGGAAGAACCAAGACTGCTCTAAAGGAATTTACGCATTAGCAG CCCGGGATGTCTTCCAAATGCTGAAGAAAGCCAACTACAAGAAGCTGGATCTACAAGTttattcaaccttttttgaaaTCTACAGTGGAAAA GTGTTCGACCTCCTGAATCGTAAAGCTAAGCTGAGGGTGCTGGAGGACGGGAAGCAACAGGTGCAGGTGGTGGGGCTCCAGGAGAAGGAAGTCAAGTGCACAGAAGACGTCCTAAAACTTATTGAAGTGGGAAACAGCTGCAG AACATCTGGGCAGACGTCGGCCAACGCTCACTCGTCGCGGAGCCACGCCGTGTTCCAGATCATCCTTCGACGGAAGGGGAAGATGCACGGGAAGTTCTCGCTCATCGACCTCGCAGGGAACGAGAGAGGCGCCGACACATCGAGCGCCGATCGGCAGACTCGTCTGGAGGGAGCCGAGATAAACAAAAGCCTGCTGGCCCTGAAG GAGTGCATCCGAGCTCTTGGCCGTAACAAACCACACACTCCTTTCAGAGCCAGTAAGCTCACCCAGGTCCTCAGAGACTCCTTCATCGGGGAGAACTCTCGCACGTGCATG ATTGCAACAATCTCTCCTGGAATGACGTCCTGTGAAAACACGCTCAACACGCTGCGCTACGCCAACAG GGTGAAGGAGCTCACGGTTGACCCCAACCAGGTGTTGGAGGGCGGAAGACCCAACATCCACGCCGTCAACCAGCTGGACATTTTGGACGAGGAGTGGCTGAGCATCTCTCCGCAGAGAGACGACCTCAAACTGCTCTGTGAGCAGAAT GAGGAAGAGGTTTCTCCGCAGCTCTTCACTTTCCACGAAGCCGTTTCCCAGTTGGTTGAGATGGAGGAGCAGGTTCTGGAGGACCACAGAGCGGTCTTCCAG GAATCCATCCGGTGGCTGGAGGACGAGAAGGTGCTGCTGGAGATGACCGAGGAGGTGGACTACGACGTGGAGTCTTACGCCACACAGCTGGAGCAGATCCTCGACCAGAAAATAGATATCCTCACCGAGCTCAGAG ATAAAGTGAAGTCATTCCGCTCTACACTTCAGGAGGAGGAGCAAGCCAGTAAGCAGATCAACCCCAAGAGACCACGAGCTCTTTAG